The DNA sequence CCCAAAACGTGTTTATGAAATGATGAATAACCTAAAAGAGCGCTTGCCTGAGATGCCCCTACGCGCTCATTTCCACAATACACGCAACACAGGTCTGGCAAATGCTTGGGCCGCTTATTCAGCCGGTGTCCGCACCCTCGATTCGTCAGTGGCAGGCCTCGGAGGATGTCCGTTTGCGCCAAAAGCGACCGGTAATATTGGGACAGAAGATTTATTATATCTGTTAGAAGAAAGTGACGTTAAGACGGCAGTTGATCTTGAGAAAATGATTGATCTCGCTGGCTGGGTTGAAGAAATTATAGGCCGAACGCCCCCAGCAATGGTGTCTCAAGCCGGAGGATTTCCTAACAGGAAATAAAATCGCTTAGAGAATACAGAAAAGCCGCCAGACCTTTTAAAACGACAGGTCTCGCGGCTTTTTTTTGAGTAACACTAAGGCTGTTAAACTGTCCCTGCCTCTTTCAACGCCTTAAGTTTCACTGCATCATAGCCTAGAATAGAGCCATACACTTCACTATTATGCTGACCCAATTCAACAGGCCCAGCCCATTTGACTTCACCCGGTGTCTCTGAAAGTTTCGGGAAGACATTCTGCATGGGAACTTTGTCATGCACAGGATGGTCTACTTCAATGATCGCGTCCCGAGCCTCGAAATGCGGATCATCAAGCATATCAGGTGCTTTAAATATTTTACCAGAGGGCACCCCAAATTTTTCCATAAGATCAAGCACGTCCTGAGCTTTTTGCGGCCGAGTCCAGTCAGCGATAATCTCATCAATTACTTCTAAGTTTTTCCCGCGAGACACATGATCCACAAAGCGAGGATCATCAACCAACTCTGGGCGGCCCATGGCTTCACAAAGACGTTTATAGACGCTGTCTTGATTGGCTCCGATTAAGATATCCCCGTCTAGGGTTGGATATGCATTCGAGGGTGCGACGCTGGGCAGTACGGACCCTGTGCGTTCGCGCGTATGCCCTGCGATCACATATTCTGGGATAACCGATTCCATATTAGCGAGAACCGCCTCGTAGATTGCACTATCAACAATTTGACCTTCCCCTGTCACATCACGGTGACGAAGGGCCATTAAAGCTCCAAGACATGCATAAGTCGCTGCAAGAGAATCGCCGATCGAAATACCAACTCGACTCGGAGGGTTAGCTGGATCTCCCGCTAAATTGCGCATACCGCCCATGGCTTCCCCAATAGAACCATACCCAGCACGCTTCGAATAGGGTCCAGTTTGGCCGTAACCGGAAACACGAATCATGATCAGTTTCGGGTTAATTTTTTTGAGTTCTTCATAACTTAAGCCCCATTTTTCCATGGTGCCCGCGCGGAAGTTTTCTAACAGAAAGTCTGTATGTTTGACCATTTCCTTCAAAATGTCTTGGCCTGCTTTTTCCCGCAAATTCAAGGTGATACATTTTTTATTCCTGGCACAAACTGACCACCACAGAGGAATGCCTTGACCCCATTCCCGCATTGGATCAGGTCTATCAGGGGCTTCAATTTTAATAACTTCTGCACCATGATCAGCCAATAACTGACCACAAAAAGGGCCAGCAATTAATTGCCCTAATTCTAACACACGCAGCCCCTTCAGGGCCCCAAACGCTTCTTGTGTACTCATTTTTTTCTCCAACCGGATCATCAACTAAACATAGTGTCCTAGATAAGACCTTGAAACTAAGGTTAATATCTGCCTATAAAACATAATGATATATTTTTATAACATATACCACGAAAAATATACATGACGATGATAAAGATCAATGCATCAGACCTTGTCTATATTGTTTGATGTAAAAAAAGATCAAGGAATAATACGGGAAAACTTGATCGACATGATTTTTGAAATACCTGTTAGACTGCCAGCATAGCGCAGGCAGTAGATTGATCGATTCAGTCAACCGGGGTTAACTAAAGGAGCGGGAAAGAATGGCATTCAGATTAGGTGTAGACGTAGGGGGGACATTTACGGACCTTCTGCTAATTCAAGAAGAAACAGGCCAAACGTGGCGAGATAAGGTGCCAAGTACACCACACGATCCATCAGAAGCCGTCATTGCAGGAACCAAAGCCATCTGCGATCAAGCAGGCATTCGTGCCTCTGATATTACACAATTTCTTCATGGAACAACAGTAGCAACTAATGCAGTTCTTGAAGGAAAAGGGGCAAAGACTGGGCTTGTGGTAACCGAAGGATATCACCAAATTCTGCAAGTGGCCCGGTCCCTGGTACCCGGTGGATTAGCAGCATGGATTACGTGGCCAAAGCCTGAACCGCTCGCAGCTCTAGAAAATACTGTAGAGATTGAAGAACGCTTAGCGGCGGATGGATCCGTGGTTAAGCCCGTCAATAAAGAACAGTGCCGAGCCGCTCTTGAAAAATTAAAAGCAGAGAATATCGAAGCCCTTACCATTTGTACCATTAATTCTTATGTGAATGGGCAGCATGAATTAGAGATCGCTGAAATTGCCAAGGAAATCTTCCCAGATATTCCTGTTTCACTCTCGCATCAGGTTCTACCTGAAATGCAAGAATATGAAAGGGCTTTGACAACAGTTGCAAACTCGCTTGTGCGTCCAATCATGGCCATGTATGTAGCCAACCTGCGCAATGAACTTAGAGCGATGGGGATGACAGGTCATATTAATTTGCTTCGATCTGATGGTGGGTTAATGGGCTCTGAAAAGGCTGAGGGACATCCTGTGAACTTGCTCATGTCTGGCCCTGCAGGGGGCGTTACAGGAGCACTTTGGGTTGCCAAAAACTCAGAACAGAAAAACATTCTGACCCTAGACGTAGGCGGCACATCAACGGACGTAGCCTTGATAGAAAACGGCGAGCCTCGCCTGAGACGTGAAACAAGTGTTGGTCACTTAACTGTGCGTGCTTCCTCGCTTGATGTGAAAACAGTCGGCGCTGGCGGCGGTTCAATTGCACACGTTCCAGAACTAACCGGCGCCTTGCGGGTTGGCCCTGAGAGTGCCGGTGCAGTGCCAGGCCCCGCTTGCTATGGAAAAGGCGGTGAGGTTCCAACTGTTACTGACGCCCATGTCGTTCTTGGAAATTTACCTTCAGCCCTACTTGGTGGTTCATTCAAACTTGATGTAGATGCTTCACGCAAAGCTGTGCAGACTATTGCAGACGCGCTGAGTGTGACCCTTGAAGAAGCAGCCCAGGGCATCATCGATATCGCTAATGAAAATATGTTCGGGGCTCTTCGTCTTGTCTCTGTGCAACAAGGCTATGATCCACGTGATTTTGCCCTCATGGGTTTTGGCGGCGCTGGGTCACTCCACTCGAATGCGGTGGGTCAACTTATGGGGTCTTACCCAATCATTGTTCCTGTTAGTCCTGGGGTTCTTTGTGCAACTGGAGATGCGACAACGCAAATGCGTAATGAGCATGCCCGCTCATTTAATCGCACGATCAAACAGACAGATGACGCAGAAGTTGCTCAGTGGTTAAAGGACATGA is a window from the Temperatibacter marinus genome containing:
- a CDS encoding hydantoinase/oxoprolinase family protein — its product is MAFRLGVDVGGTFTDLLLIQEETGQTWRDKVPSTPHDPSEAVIAGTKAICDQAGIRASDITQFLHGTTVATNAVLEGKGAKTGLVVTEGYHQILQVARSLVPGGLAAWITWPKPEPLAALENTVEIEERLAADGSVVKPVNKEQCRAALEKLKAENIEALTICTINSYVNGQHELEIAEIAKEIFPDIPVSLSHQVLPEMQEYERALTTVANSLVRPIMAMYVANLRNELRAMGMTGHINLLRSDGGLMGSEKAEGHPVNLLMSGPAGGVTGALWVAKNSEQKNILTLDVGGTSTDVALIENGEPRLRRETSVGHLTVRASSLDVKTVGAGGGSIAHVPELTGALRVGPESAGAVPGPACYGKGGEVPTVTDAHVVLGNLPSALLGGSFKLDVDASRKAVQTIADALSVTLEEAAQGIIDIANENMFGALRLVSVQQGYDPRDFALMGFGGAGSLHSNAVGQLMGSYPIIVPVSPGVLCATGDATTQMRNEHARSFNRTIKQTDDAEVAQWLKDMKATVSKDLEEDGVPLDAQTITFEAGVRYSGQGFEVDMTINMSDFEKGKGIEALKAAFDEEHKRLFTFNLDVVHEIVNLRAIAIGQGAEMPAIKLERGDGNASAAKVSDHTMWAEGKKHEAAIYDRSRLKAGDIIPGPCIVTEMDSTAVILPNHEGTVDTYGNILINPVA
- a CDS encoding CaiB/BaiF CoA transferase family protein; this translates as MSTQEAFGALKGLRVLELGQLIAGPFCGQLLADHGAEVIKIEAPDRPDPMREWGQGIPLWWSVCARNKKCITLNLREKAGQDILKEMVKHTDFLLENFRAGTMEKWGLSYEELKKINPKLIMIRVSGYGQTGPYSKRAGYGSIGEAMGGMRNLAGDPANPPSRVGISIGDSLAATYACLGALMALRHRDVTGEGQIVDSAIYEAVLANMESVIPEYVIAGHTRERTGSVLPSVAPSNAYPTLDGDILIGANQDSVYKRLCEAMGRPELVDDPRFVDHVSRGKNLEVIDEIIADWTRPQKAQDVLDLMEKFGVPSGKIFKAPDMLDDPHFEARDAIIEVDHPVHDKVPMQNVFPKLSETPGEVKWAGPVELGQHNSEVYGSILGYDAVKLKALKEAGTV